From the bacterium genome, one window contains:
- the rpmF gene encoding 50S ribosomal protein L32, whose amino-acid sequence MPLPKRRHSHARKNKRRSQFKLSAVNYIECPKCHSPKLPHRVCPNCGYYKDKIIVAPEEKEAT is encoded by the coding sequence ATGCCCCTACCAAAAAGAAGGCATTCACACGCGCGCAAGAACAAAAGGCGTTCCCAGTTCAAGCTGTCAGCGGTGAATTATATCGAATGTCCGAAGTGCCACAGTCCTAAACTGCCGCATCGCGTATGTCCGAATTGCGGATATTACAAGGACAAGATAATCGTGGCTCCGGAAGAAAAGGAAGCAACTTGA
- the plsX gene encoding phosphate acyltransferase PlsX, with protein sequence MKIGFDLMGTDVGPKNELEALTLLKEEGSYELVVVGKGDCESEVKRLGYEFRLADEVVGMHEIPTVAVRQKQNSSLGILFKLLKQKEINALVSAGNTGAIMGFSMLSLGTVETISRPGLAITFPTESGYSALIDVGANIKPKPEDYLNYGIMGSIFASIVFNRENPKIAILNIGTESVKGDEVRQRAYQILKDSRVNFIGNIEGNDIMKGFADVIVTDGFTGNVVLKLTEGIVGTIWSMLKETVDGARRGRFGQFLVRPAVEDLKAKFSYEEYGGGILLGVDGVVIVCHGRSSPMALKNAIKMAKACGDSNIIEEIKKRTIK encoded by the coding sequence TTGAAAATCGGTTTTGATCTGATGGGAACTGACGTGGGACCGAAAAATGAACTCGAGGCGCTTACCCTGTTGAAAGAAGAAGGTTCTTACGAGCTTGTTGTCGTTGGCAAAGGCGATTGTGAGAGTGAAGTGAAGCGCCTGGGATATGAATTCCGTCTCGCGGACGAGGTCGTCGGTATGCACGAGATCCCAACGGTAGCCGTCCGGCAGAAGCAAAATTCTTCACTGGGAATATTATTCAAGTTACTGAAACAAAAAGAGATCAACGCCCTGGTCAGCGCCGGAAATACCGGGGCCATAATGGGCTTCAGTATGCTCTCGCTGGGGACCGTTGAGACGATTTCGCGGCCCGGCCTGGCGATCACCTTTCCCACCGAATCCGGTTATTCGGCGTTGATCGACGTGGGTGCCAATATCAAACCCAAGCCCGAGGATTACCTGAATTACGGTATTATGGGTTCGATCTTCGCGTCGATCGTTTTCAATCGGGAAAACCCGAAGATCGCCATCTTGAACATCGGTACGGAGAGCGTAAAGGGCGACGAGGTGCGGCAGAGAGCATACCAGATCCTTAAAGACAGCCGCGTTAATTTCATCGGGAACATCGAAGGCAATGATATCATGAAGGGTTTTGCTGACGTTATCGTGACCGATGGTTTTACGGGAAATGTCGTGCTCAAACTGACCGAAGGCATTGTCGGCACGATCTGGAGCATGCTCAAAGAAACGGTTGATGGCGCGAGACGCGGCCGGTTCGGGCAGTTCCTGGTTAGACCCGCAGTGGAAGACCTGAAAGCCAAGTTCAGTTATGAAGAATACGGGGGCGGCATCCTTCTGGGCGTAGATGGAGTAGTGATCGTATGCCATGGCCGCTCTTCACCGATGGCGCTGAAAAATGCCATTAAGATGGCAAAGGCGTGCGGTGATTCCAATATCATCGAGGAAATAAAAAAGAGAACCATAAAATGA
- a CDS encoding beta-ketoacyl-ACP synthase III yields MRPYLASIGAYVPEKILTNADFEKIIDTTDEWIRTRSGIVERHVTDEKTTTSDLAVIAVKRALEGAKITAVDVGAIVVGTATPDMPFPSTACLIQSRIGARKIMSFDVTAGCSGFLYALGVGESLVKSGIDNVLVVGAETLTKITDYTDRTSCFLFGDGAGAVVLKKGNEENRGILASYFAADGADWRLLYQPAGGSRMPASHKTVDEKLHVIKMAGNEVFKFATRALIDASLQTLKLANIPPEKIDLLIPHQANIRIIEATAKRLQLGMDKVFINIDKYGNTSSASIPLALDEAVKSGRVKSGSLVLMVAFGAGFTWAGVLVRW; encoded by the coding sequence ATGAGACCATATCTTGCCAGTATCGGGGCGTATGTTCCGGAAAAAATATTGACCAATGCTGATTTTGAAAAGATCATCGATACGACCGACGAGTGGATCAGAACACGATCGGGTATTGTCGAGCGGCACGTCACCGACGAGAAGACAACGACCAGCGATCTAGCGGTTATCGCGGTTAAACGTGCGCTGGAGGGTGCAAAAATAACAGCGGTGGACGTGGGGGCGATCGTTGTCGGCACGGCGACACCCGATATGCCATTTCCGTCAACCGCTTGTCTTATACAGTCACGGATCGGCGCCAGGAAGATCATGTCATTTGACGTGACTGCCGGCTGCAGCGGTTTTTTGTACGCGCTGGGTGTTGGTGAGTCGCTGGTTAAAAGCGGTATTGATAATGTCCTGGTCGTCGGCGCGGAAACATTGACAAAAATAACTGATTATACCGACCGCACGTCGTGTTTTCTTTTTGGTGACGGTGCGGGCGCAGTCGTGCTCAAAAAAGGGAATGAAGAAAACCGCGGCATACTGGCTTCATATTTCGCGGCTGACGGAGCTGACTGGAGACTATTGTATCAGCCTGCGGGCGGTTCCCGGATGCCTGCTTCGCATAAAACCGTTGATGAGAAGCTCCATGTTATAAAAATGGCAGGCAATGAAGTGTTTAAATTCGCGACCAGAGCCCTGATCGACGCTTCATTGCAGACATTGAAGCTAGCCAATATCCCGCCCGAAAAAATTGATCTGCTGATTCCTCACCAGGCGAACATCAGGATCATCGAAGCAACCGCGAAGCGCCTGCAACTGGGGATGGACAAGGTTTTTATTAACATTGATAAATACGGAAACACTTCATCCGCCTCGATACCACTCGCCCTGGATGAGGCTGTAAAGAGCGGAAGAGTAAAAAGCGGGAGCCTTGTTCTGATGGTTGCATTCGGCGCCGGATTCACCTGGGCCGGCGTGCTGGTGCGCTGGTAA